The Coffea arabica cultivar ET-39 chromosome 9e, Coffea Arabica ET-39 HiFi, whole genome shotgun sequence genome has a window encoding:
- the LOC113709278 gene encoding F-box protein CPR1-like: MSPSVCSTPLPLPSQVPRMPNLPWELILDILSRLPATSLLRFRCVSKPWRSLIDSPDFVQMHLRQSQKAAGTTNRSLILGFLGIYSIDLDSLDCARPLRPPFSSSDVSNSCNGLVLLLGQNQTPFLWNPCTRKYKTLPDSPHEYPPPGIPVDYNALYKRYGFGYVAQDDDYKVLRVVEFRSPDSTWIGSEAKIYSLKTNSWRRVDHYPFPLPRIRGWGVHVNGAVHTVLSLDNYYQEIVAFDLRTEKHYTIPKPDLLLENVELSVDEMAGCLCLLVRKKRRINIWIMKEYHVKSSWTKLLSIAPPLIDEHCSLISPLAYSRRGDEVLLNCDDEKLVWYDLTRKTTRDVDVQGLPFRFYAEFFVGSLLPLENGCRGGGGGEDEIGITRRATRQKNTKVNDTRKKRDDFLSKGFKLVL; this comes from the exons ATGTCTCCTTCCGTGTGCTCCACTCCTCTTCCCTTACCCTCGCAAGTCCCCAGGATGCCGAATCTCCCCTGGGAGCTCATCCTGGACATCCTCTCCCGTCTGCCGGCGACATCTCTCCTGCGATTCAGATGCGTTTCTAAGCCATGGCGCTCTTTAATTGACAGCCCTGATTTCGTCCAGATGCACCTGCGCCAATCTCAGAAAGCCGCCGGCACCACCAATCGAAGCCTCATCCTTGGGTTTCTGGGAATCTATTCCATTGACTTGGATTCCCTCGACTGCGCCCGCCCTCTCAGGCCCCCCTTTTCCAGTTCTGATGTGTCGAATTCCTGCAATGGCTTGGTTCTTCTCCTGGGTCAAAATCAAACGCCTTTTCTGTGGAACCCATGTACCAGAAAATACAAGACTTTACCCGATTCCCCTCATGAATATCCTCCTCCTGGGATTCCTGTGGACTACAACGCTTTATACAAGAGGTATGGGTTTGGCTATGTTGCTCAAGACGATGATTATAAAGTTCTTAGGGTTGTCGAATTTCGATCTCCCGATTCCACTTGGATCGGTTCTGAAGCTAAAATCTATAGCCTGAAAACCAATTCTTGGAGAAGGGTTGATCATTATCCTTTTCCTCTCCCCCGAATAAGAGGGTGGGGTGTCCATGTTAACGGGGCTGTGCATACAGTCTTATCGCTCGACAACTATTAccaagaaattgtagcttttgATCTGAGGACTGAAAAGCACTATACGATCCCAAAACCGGATCTTTTGCTTGAGAACGTTGAGTTGAGTGTGGATGAAATGGCTGGGTGTCTCTGCTTGCTTGTTCGCAAAAAACGCAGGATTAATATATGGATCATGAAGGAGTACCATGTGAAGAGCTCCTGGACTAAGCTTTTGTCGATTGCTCCTCCTCTTATTGATGAGCATTGTTCTCTTATTAGCCCTTTAGCTTATTCAAGGAGGGGCGACGAGGTTCTGTTGAATTGCGATGATGAAAAGCTTGTTTGGTATGATTTGACGAGGAAAACTACTAGAGACGTTGATGTCCAGGGTTTGCCTTTTAGGTTCTACGCCGAGTTTTTTGTTGGAAGCCTTCTTCCTCTTGAAAATGGCTGtcgtggtggtggtggtggagaggATGAGATTGGCATCACGAGAAGGGCTACTAGACAAAAAAATACAAAGGTGAACGACACCCGGAAGAAGAG GGATGATTTCCTGTCGAAGGGATTTAAACTGGTCCTTTAA
- the LOC113710364 gene encoding F-box protein CPR1-like isoform X4, giving the protein MPNLPQELITDILTRLPVKSLLRFRCVSKPWCSVIDSRSFIKMHLLQSKKTGSNLFLMLGFLGIYSVELDSLDAANRLRPPYSASDVSNSCNGLILVLAKIPFIWNPFTRKYRELPATPVEQPVDFEVGSAYVTYGFAYDAVNDDYRVVRVEEFRGFDSEWIRSEAKLYSSKSDKWRKIKNFPYQLPYKRAWGAHLNGVLHTGVRTGDLGYFDSSIWAFDVRTEQHYTLPKPDFTGTDLEFTVEVLGGCLCLVRPRKRYRTDVWIMKEYGVKESWTKLLTIAPPLVERYITIGPLAYSRNGEEVLLNHDDKQLIWYDLRRKTVRNVSVDGLPFVFYAEVCVASLIQPDVSGEGDETEELRQQEKSRVKKRELAEQM; this is encoded by the exons ATGCCCAATCTTCCGCAGGAGCTCATCACCGACATCCTCACCCGGCTGCCGGTCAAGTCCCTCCTGAGATTCAGGTGCGTATCGAAACCATGGTGCAGCGTGATTGATAGCCGTAGTTTCATCAAAATGCATCTGCTTCAGTCCAAAAAGACTGGCTCAAATTTGTTCCTCATGCTTGGATTCTTGGGGATTTATTCTGTTGAGTTGGATTCTCTCGACGCTGCCAATAGGCTTCGCCCGCCATACTCCGCCTCAGATGTATCCAACTCTTGCAATGGCTTAATCCTTGTTTTGGCTAaaatcccttttatttggaacccCTTCACTAGAAAGTACAGGGAATTACCGGCTACTCCGGTCGAACAACcggttgattttgaggttggTTCTGCTTATGTGACTTATGGGTTTGCTTATGATGCTGTGAATGATGATTATAGAGTGGTCAGGGTTGAGGAGTTTAGAGGCTTTGATTCGGAGTGGATTAGGTCTGAGGCGAAGCTTTATAGTTCTAAGTCGGATAAGTGGCGAAAGATCAAAAATTTCCCTTATCAGCTTCCTTATAAGAGGGCCTGGGGTGCTCATTTGAATGGTGTTTTGCATACGGGAGTGAGAACAGGGGATCTTGGTTACTTCGACTCGTCGATTTGGGCTTTTGATGTTCGGACTGAGCAGCATTATACCTTGCCAAAACCGGATTTTACAGGTACTGATCTTGAGTTCACTGTGGAGGTCTTGGGTGGTTGTCTGTGTTTGGTTCGTCCTCGAAAGAGGTATCGAACGGATGTATGGATAATGAAGGAATATGGAGTGAAAGAATCTTGGACTAAATTGCTAACAATCGCTCCTCCACTCGTTGAGCGGTATATTACCATTGGCCCGTTGGCTTATTCAAGGAACGGTGAAGAGGTTCTCTTGAACCACGACGATAAACAACTTATTTGGTATGATTTGAGAAGGAAGACTGTTAGGAATGTCTCTGTTGATGGTTTGCCATTTGTCTTTTATGCTGAGGTATGTGTTGCAAGCCTCATTCAGCCTGATGTCTCCGGAGAAGGGGATGAAACTGAGGAGCTACGCCAACAGGAGAAAAGTAGAGTGAAAAAAAG GGAACTTGCTGAACAGATGTGA
- the LOC113710364 gene encoding F-box protein CPR1-like isoform X3, which produces MPNLPQELITDILTRLPVKSLLRFRCVSKPWCSVIDSRSFIKMHLLQSKKTGSNLFLMLGFLGIYSVELDSLDAANRLRPPYSASDVSNSCNGLILVLAKIPFIWNPFTRKYRELPATPVEQPVDFEVGSAYVTYGFAYDAVNDDYRVVRVEEFRGFDSEWIRSEAKLYSSKSDKWRKIKNFPYQLPYKRAWGAHLNGVLHTGVRTGDLGYFDSSIWAFDVRTEQHYTLPKPDFTGTDLEFTVEVLGGCLCLVRPRKRYRTDVWIMKEYGVKESWTKLLTIAPPLVERYITIGPLAYSRNGEEVLLNHDDKQLIWYDLRRKTVRNVSVDGLPFVFYAEVCVASLIQPDVSGEGDETEELRQQEKSRVKKRSGFSPHW; this is translated from the exons ATGCCCAATCTTCCGCAGGAGCTCATCACCGACATCCTCACCCGGCTGCCGGTCAAGTCCCTCCTGAGATTCAGGTGCGTATCGAAACCATGGTGCAGCGTGATTGATAGCCGTAGTTTCATCAAAATGCATCTGCTTCAGTCCAAAAAGACTGGCTCAAATTTGTTCCTCATGCTTGGATTCTTGGGGATTTATTCTGTTGAGTTGGATTCTCTCGACGCTGCCAATAGGCTTCGCCCGCCATACTCCGCCTCAGATGTATCCAACTCTTGCAATGGCTTAATCCTTGTTTTGGCTAaaatcccttttatttggaacccCTTCACTAGAAAGTACAGGGAATTACCGGCTACTCCGGTCGAACAACcggttgattttgaggttggTTCTGCTTATGTGACTTATGGGTTTGCTTATGATGCTGTGAATGATGATTATAGAGTGGTCAGGGTTGAGGAGTTTAGAGGCTTTGATTCGGAGTGGATTAGGTCTGAGGCGAAGCTTTATAGTTCTAAGTCGGATAAGTGGCGAAAGATCAAAAATTTCCCTTATCAGCTTCCTTATAAGAGGGCCTGGGGTGCTCATTTGAATGGTGTTTTGCATACGGGAGTGAGAACAGGGGATCTTGGTTACTTCGACTCGTCGATTTGGGCTTTTGATGTTCGGACTGAGCAGCATTATACCTTGCCAAAACCGGATTTTACAGGTACTGATCTTGAGTTCACTGTGGAGGTCTTGGGTGGTTGTCTGTGTTTGGTTCGTCCTCGAAAGAGGTATCGAACGGATGTATGGATAATGAAGGAATATGGAGTGAAAGAATCTTGGACTAAATTGCTAACAATCGCTCCTCCACTCGTTGAGCGGTATATTACCATTGGCCCGTTGGCTTATTCAAGGAACGGTGAAGAGGTTCTCTTGAACCACGACGATAAACAACTTATTTGGTATGATTTGAGAAGGAAGACTGTTAGGAATGTCTCTGTTGATGGTTTGCCATTTGTCTTTTATGCTGAGGTATGTGTTGCAAGCCTCATTCAGCCTGATGTCTCCGGAGAAGGGGATGAAACTGAGGAGCTACGCCAACAGGAGAAAAGTAGAGTGAAAAAAAG GTCTGGTTTTTCTCCCCACTGGTAA
- the LOC113710364 gene encoding F-box protein CPR1-like isoform X2, whose protein sequence is MPNLPQELITDILTRLPVKSLLRFRCVSKPWCSVIDSRSFIKMHLLQSKKTGSNLFLMLGFLGIYSVELDSLDAANRLRPPYSASDVSNSCNGLILVLAKIPFIWNPFTRKYRELPATPVEQPVDFEVGSAYVTYGFAYDAVNDDYRVVRVEEFRGFDSEWIRSEAKLYSSKSDKWRKIKNFPYQLPYKRAWGAHLNGVLHTGVRTGDLGYFDSSIWAFDVRTEQHYTLPKPDFTGTDLEFTVEVLGGCLCLVRPRKRYRTDVWIMKEYGVKESWTKLLTIAPPLVERYITIGPLAYSRNGEEVLLNHDDKQLIWYDLRRKTVRNVSVDGLPFVFYAEVCVASLIQPDVSGEGDETEELRQQEKSRVKKRLRKCGSMTS, encoded by the exons ATGCCCAATCTTCCGCAGGAGCTCATCACCGACATCCTCACCCGGCTGCCGGTCAAGTCCCTCCTGAGATTCAGGTGCGTATCGAAACCATGGTGCAGCGTGATTGATAGCCGTAGTTTCATCAAAATGCATCTGCTTCAGTCCAAAAAGACTGGCTCAAATTTGTTCCTCATGCTTGGATTCTTGGGGATTTATTCTGTTGAGTTGGATTCTCTCGACGCTGCCAATAGGCTTCGCCCGCCATACTCCGCCTCAGATGTATCCAACTCTTGCAATGGCTTAATCCTTGTTTTGGCTAaaatcccttttatttggaacccCTTCACTAGAAAGTACAGGGAATTACCGGCTACTCCGGTCGAACAACcggttgattttgaggttggTTCTGCTTATGTGACTTATGGGTTTGCTTATGATGCTGTGAATGATGATTATAGAGTGGTCAGGGTTGAGGAGTTTAGAGGCTTTGATTCGGAGTGGATTAGGTCTGAGGCGAAGCTTTATAGTTCTAAGTCGGATAAGTGGCGAAAGATCAAAAATTTCCCTTATCAGCTTCCTTATAAGAGGGCCTGGGGTGCTCATTTGAATGGTGTTTTGCATACGGGAGTGAGAACAGGGGATCTTGGTTACTTCGACTCGTCGATTTGGGCTTTTGATGTTCGGACTGAGCAGCATTATACCTTGCCAAAACCGGATTTTACAGGTACTGATCTTGAGTTCACTGTGGAGGTCTTGGGTGGTTGTCTGTGTTTGGTTCGTCCTCGAAAGAGGTATCGAACGGATGTATGGATAATGAAGGAATATGGAGTGAAAGAATCTTGGACTAAATTGCTAACAATCGCTCCTCCACTCGTTGAGCGGTATATTACCATTGGCCCGTTGGCTTATTCAAGGAACGGTGAAGAGGTTCTCTTGAACCACGACGATAAACAACTTATTTGGTATGATTTGAGAAGGAAGACTGTTAGGAATGTCTCTGTTGATGGTTTGCCATTTGTCTTTTATGCTGAGGTATGTGTTGCAAGCCTCATTCAGCCTGATGTCTCCGGAGAAGGGGATGAAACTGAGGAGCTACGCCAACAGGAGAAAAGTAGAGTGAAAAAAAG GCTTCGTAAGTGTGGCAGCATGACTAGTTGA
- the LOC113710364 gene encoding F-box protein CPR1-like isoform X1, with translation MPNLPQELITDILTRLPVKSLLRFRCVSKPWCSVIDSRSFIKMHLLQSKKTGSNLFLMLGFLGIYSVELDSLDAANRLRPPYSASDVSNSCNGLILVLAKIPFIWNPFTRKYRELPATPVEQPVDFEVGSAYVTYGFAYDAVNDDYRVVRVEEFRGFDSEWIRSEAKLYSSKSDKWRKIKNFPYQLPYKRAWGAHLNGVLHTGVRTGDLGYFDSSIWAFDVRTEQHYTLPKPDFTGTDLEFTVEVLGGCLCLVRPRKRYRTDVWIMKEYGVKESWTKLLTIAPPLVERYITIGPLAYSRNGEEVLLNHDDKQLIWYDLRRKTVRNVSVDGLPFVFYAEVCVASLIQPDVSGEGDETEELRQQEKSRVKKRVDFLSEGFKLVL, from the exons ATGCCCAATCTTCCGCAGGAGCTCATCACCGACATCCTCACCCGGCTGCCGGTCAAGTCCCTCCTGAGATTCAGGTGCGTATCGAAACCATGGTGCAGCGTGATTGATAGCCGTAGTTTCATCAAAATGCATCTGCTTCAGTCCAAAAAGACTGGCTCAAATTTGTTCCTCATGCTTGGATTCTTGGGGATTTATTCTGTTGAGTTGGATTCTCTCGACGCTGCCAATAGGCTTCGCCCGCCATACTCCGCCTCAGATGTATCCAACTCTTGCAATGGCTTAATCCTTGTTTTGGCTAaaatcccttttatttggaacccCTTCACTAGAAAGTACAGGGAATTACCGGCTACTCCGGTCGAACAACcggttgattttgaggttggTTCTGCTTATGTGACTTATGGGTTTGCTTATGATGCTGTGAATGATGATTATAGAGTGGTCAGGGTTGAGGAGTTTAGAGGCTTTGATTCGGAGTGGATTAGGTCTGAGGCGAAGCTTTATAGTTCTAAGTCGGATAAGTGGCGAAAGATCAAAAATTTCCCTTATCAGCTTCCTTATAAGAGGGCCTGGGGTGCTCATTTGAATGGTGTTTTGCATACGGGAGTGAGAACAGGGGATCTTGGTTACTTCGACTCGTCGATTTGGGCTTTTGATGTTCGGACTGAGCAGCATTATACCTTGCCAAAACCGGATTTTACAGGTACTGATCTTGAGTTCACTGTGGAGGTCTTGGGTGGTTGTCTGTGTTTGGTTCGTCCTCGAAAGAGGTATCGAACGGATGTATGGATAATGAAGGAATATGGAGTGAAAGAATCTTGGACTAAATTGCTAACAATCGCTCCTCCACTCGTTGAGCGGTATATTACCATTGGCCCGTTGGCTTATTCAAGGAACGGTGAAGAGGTTCTCTTGAACCACGACGATAAACAACTTATTTGGTATGATTTGAGAAGGAAGACTGTTAGGAATGTCTCTGTTGATGGTTTGCCATTTGTCTTTTATGCTGAGGTATGTGTTGCAAGCCTCATTCAGCCTGATGTCTCCGGAGAAGGGGATGAAACTGAGGAGCTACGCCAACAGGAGAAAAGTAGAGTGAAAAAAAG GGTTGATTTCCTGTCAGAGGGATTTAAACTGGTGCTATGA